A window of [Ruminococcus] lactaris ATCC 29176 genomic DNA:
AAACTGCAAAATCTCCGGTTCCTTTTCGGATTCTTTTTCTTCTTCTTTTTCATTCTGCTGTTCCTGCTTTTTCACTGTCTTCTCTTCTTTAGCTCCACTGTCGGATTTTTCAGAACTTCCGCACCCTGTCATACAGAAAATCATACAGCAGAACAAAACTGCCATCACTGGAAATGCCCTTTTCATCTAATTTTCCTCCATAAACTCATCCCAGCTTCTTACCTGCTGACTTGAATCCGAAAAGCCGCACATCCGATATAAACATTCTGTAACATATGCTTTTTCGAGCCGGTCTTTTTCACTTGTATAATCCGGGAAGATCACTTTCATCTGAAGAACATATCCGGCTTCGATCTTAGTCATGTCATAGATTGCACTGTTATGAGCTGAGCTGTCCCATCCGGTCAGAATTGCCTTCCCATGATCTCCTTCTGAGGATTTTACAATTTTTTCAGGTTCAACTAACCCCTTACTCTCAATATTGTATACATTTTCTGTCATATTCTCGATAGAAAGGGCATCTGTTCTGGAAGTCAGAGAAAAGATCAGTTGAGACCCATCACTTCCTTCAAATGTAATTGTCTGGCAGTTTTCTCCATAACTGACCAGATCCGGATCCTCATCGACGGACACTTCATTATACAGATCTACCGGATAATAAAACTTGAAATCCGTAATCTTGGAATCATAAGATTCATACAGATCCGGATCCAGATTTTCACTATAATCTGCCTTTGTATCCTCATCGATCCAAAATTCATCTTCCAGATCACTGCTCTCATCTTCCTCCTGCAGTACATCTTCTTTCAGATCTTCTTCATCCTTTGTCTCTTCTTCAGCTTTCTCCTTTTTTACTTCCTTTTTTAAATCGTCTTTTTTTATTTCCTGACTGATCTTTTCTGAGGAATCCCGAAAATGCAGATAAAGAGCAGTGCCAATTCCGATCATCGTAACCAATAATAGAACTACCGTTATCAGAACCAGCACCCAGTGCATCGTTCCTGTCGCTTTTTTCGATTCTTTTTCTTCTTTTCTGACATTCACATCAGGTGAATTAATACTCTGTCCGCACATCGGGCAGAATGTACTGTCGTCTGAAATTTCACTCCCACAGAAAGGGCAATACATCTTCTTTCCTTCTTTCTTCTTGTGATGTCGGGGGCAAAAGCCCCCGACTTTGATACTCATATCGGGGCGGGCCCTAAGGTCTTTCATCCACCTATGAGCAAACT
This region includes:
- a CDS encoding zinc ribbon domain-containing protein → MYCPFCGSEISDDSTFCPMCGQSINSPDVNVRKEEKESKKATGTMHWVLVLITVVLLLVTMIGIGTALYLHFRDSSEKISQEIKKDDLKKEVKKEKAEEETKDEEDLKEDVLQEEDESSDLEDEFWIDEDTKADYSENLDPDLYESYDSKITDFKFYYPVDLYNEVSVDEDPDLVSYGENCQTITFEGSDGSQLIFSLTSRTDALSIENMTENVYNIESKGLVEPEKIVKSSEGDHGKAILTGWDSSAHNSAIYDMTKIEAGYVLQMKVIFPDYTSEKDRLEKAYVTECLYRMCGFSDSSQQVRSWDEFMEEN